One genomic segment of Belonocnema kinseyi isolate 2016_QV_RU_SX_M_011 chromosome 2, B_treatae_v1, whole genome shotgun sequence includes these proteins:
- the LOC117166973 gene encoding uncharacterized protein LOC117166973 — translation MRKVTYVILSLTALDLCALFNFAESTELAGSKNVNDRQHRNHQPAVFDSLEVEYSEDEEYTNQESNHPGESIGRWRSNGKALEPKWRDGDSVPLVPFQSATVKNKSSNVKNQSSIEVDEDKDEKTFINNRHSTHWMSQSEEKEIIITDKYDFNKRHKPDNKNDYQGFRSPELRLSRRRKPPQLEDEVIYHPSEKSSSSSEDFQEENNARNKKESKIPTLSYDNNEYLERVALRYRETFQNHPNEYELNDEEYQRPRPRKRRPPQNYEFSEVKTSPLSSTDKITSSPTYSTIKSQRRQEATRRNNLTRTNHNRTTIKTDSEKPSENSELKSLLKMQQVEGVSLSETLQRRNLTLSDLLQGKADIINLLKSTHEDNESEEELNARVKAVEVLKISASSTSGTSSTTQRTPWLPAKILGNPVDPFSNFRAASTQAYQKVLPTQEERKDRIRPTESMNAVKMPISSENPIVVTTTESVNIQDKERVKITYDEDEIMEFSDFTMKNSKTSTIPNNSEKKETTQPSISEADKFNRDSESTLSIEHILSSTKQPSLTENESAIDTFWEQSRERIRFENKIPHSGQEDDHISSTEMSSFDFEYQNDGPHDTSHKIAYQKNEETHEEEPNSKELTPKNSQTSDFPQNHKTYLNHKNDQIYLEMEPDARAEILELFDSGSSANKLESLLRARNMSLDDLIALRQRGSSQLHLAEVAQIRDNSFRSSAPKDEQNQDFQEKKEDAKIVKSDCTLPPVVKELVEWIKQKEPTKETPKEILHIKEFETLPPNWFDQFGYPQIEQRSKEQELEEFNAEKFRERGTDVNPESSNQPDNLIDALNFDSSEHFKNRQNPEEILFYTSEVPPSNLPERRNNSMISIENVRVQEIESDISGTFNNIYRLNADEGKSEERNSISRVRPSIIASGAILGATIVGFLGIFIACRIRQKQKYTYRNTFSRAVFQSPILTTRKLSNSSSLNTIMVNVVATSTTKRPEKTGSPETDDDYDHKSDIENDSLDANDSWETIPDFMK, via the coding sequence AATCATCAACCGGCAGTGTTCGATTCACTGGAAGTAGAATACTCAGAAGATGAAGAGTACACGAACCAAGAATCGAACCATCCTGGTGAATCAATCGGGAGGTGGAGAAGTAACGGAAAGGCCCTGGAACCAAAATGGCGAGATGGAGATTCCGTTCCCCTAGTCCCTTTTCAAAGCGCAACAGTCAAAAACAAATCatcaaatgtaaaaaatcaatcttcaatcGAAGTTGATGAAGATAAAGATGAAAAAACTTTCATCAACAATCGTCACTCAACTCACTGGATGTCGCAAAGCGAAGAAAAAGAGATCATAATCACAGACAAGTAtgatttcaacaaaagacataagCCCGATAACAAAAATGACTATCAAGGCTTTCGAAGTCCGGAATTAAGACTTTCCAGAAGAAGAAAACCACCTCAACTAGAAGACGAAGTTATTTACCACCCTTCCGAAAAATCTTCTAGCAGCTCCGaggattttcaagaagaaaataatgcaagAAATAAAAAGGAAAGTAAAATTCCTACTCTCTCTTATGATAACAACGAATATCTTGAGAGAGTTGCTTTGAGGTATCGAGAAACGTTCCAAAATCATCCCAACGAATACGAATTGAATGATGAGGAATACCAAAGACCTCGGCCCAGAAAACGAAGACCAcctcaaaattacgaattttctgaaGTGAAAACTTCCCCTCTTTCGTCAACTGATAAAATTACTTCTTCACCAACTTATTCCACCATTAAGTCCCAAAGGAGACAAGAAGCTACTCGACGCAATAACCTGACAAGAACCAATCACAACAGGACGACTATCAAGACTGATTCTGAAAAACCTTCCGAGAATTCCGAACTTAAATctcttttgaaaatgcaacaagtTGAAGGTGTAAGTCTTTCAGAAACCTTGCAAAGGAGGAACCTAACGTTGTCTGATCTTCTACAGGGTAAAGCAGATatcatcaatttattaaaatccacTCACGAGGACAATGAGTCTGAAGAAGAATTAAATGCAAGAGTAAAGGCTGTAGAGGTGTTGAAGATATCTGCGTCTTCCACAAGTGGTACTTCTTCTACCACTCAGCGGACACCCTGGCTTCCAGCAAAAATTCTTGGGAATCCGGTTGATCCATTTTCCAATTTCAGAGCTGCCAGCACCCAAGCTTATCAAAAAGTTTTGCCAACTCAGGAAGAAAGAAAGGACAGAATCCGTCCAACGGAATCGATGAATGCCGTGAAAATGCCAATCTCTTCCGAAAATCCTATTGTCGTAACTACCACAGAAAGTGTAAACATCCAAGACAAAGAAAGAGTTAAAATCACTTATGATGAGGACGAAATCATGGAGTTTTCCGACTTTACTATGAAGAACTCAAAAACTTCGACTATCCCCAataattccgaaaaaaaagaaactactcAGCCTTCGATTTCTGAAGCTGACAAATTTAATCGAGATTCGGAATCTACCTTGAGTATTGAACACATTCTCAGTTCTACGAAACAACCTTCTCTCACTGAAAATGAATCTGCAATAGATACATTTTGGGAACAATCAAGAGAGAGAATTCGATTTGAAAATAAGATACCACATTCGGGACAAGAAGATGATCATATAAGTAGTACGGAGATGAGCTCATTTGATTTTGAATACCAAAATGACGGACCACATGACACTTCTCATAAAATTGCTTACCAGAAAAATGAAGAAACTCATGAAGAAGAACCGAATTCTAAAGAATTGACTCCCAAAAACTCACAAACTTCAGATTTTCCACAAAATCATAAAACGTACCTGAATcataaaaacgatcaaatttatttggaaatggaACCGGATGCCCGGGCCGAGATTCTAGAACTCTTCGATTCTGGCTCATCTGCGAATAAATTGGAAAGTCTTTTGAGAGCTAGGAATATGAGTTTAGACGATTTGATAGCTTTGAGACAAAGAGGATCGAGTCAACTTCACTTGGCAGAAGTTGCTCAAATCCGAGATAATAGTTTCAGATCATCAGCTCCTAAAGATGAACAAAatcaagattttcaagaaaagaaggaAGATGCAAAGATTGTCAAGTCAGATTGTACTTTACCCCCCGTTGTAAAAGAATTAGTGGAATGGATTAAACAGAAAGAACCGACAAAAGAAACTCCTAAGGAAATTCTCCATATAAAGGAATTTGAAACTCTTCCTCCAAACTGGTTTGATCAATTTGGATATCCTCAAATCGAGCAACGGTCAAAGGAGCAAGAGTTAGAAGAATTTAATGCAGAGAAGTTTAGAGAAAGAGGAACTGATGTCAATCCCGAGTCAAGTAATCAACCTGACAACTTAATAGATGCTTTAAACTTTGATTCCTCCGAGCATTTCAAAAATCGACAAAACCctgaagaaattttgttttacacGAGTGAGGTGCCACCTTCAAACTTGCCAGAGAGAAGAAACAATTCGATGATTTCTATCGAGAATGTTCGCGTTCAAGAGATCGAGAGCGATATTTCGGGCACCTTCAACAATATTTACAGGTTGAATGCCGATGAAGGGAAAAGTGAAGAAAGGAATTCGATCTCGAGAGTTAGACCGAGTATAATTGCGAGTGGTGCAATTCTTGGTGCTACGATTGTCGGTTTCTTAGGCATCTTTATTGCTTGTAGAATACGACAGAAACAAAAGTACACGTACAGGAATACTTTTTCACGTGCGGTTTTTCAAAGTCCAATTTTGACGACAAGAAAGTTATCTAATTCTAGTAGTTTAAATACCATTATGGTTAATGTTGTTGCCACCTCAACGACAAAGAGGCCAGAAAAAACAGGTTCTCCCGAAACTGATGACGATTATGACCATAAAAGTGACATTGAAAATGATTCGCTTGATGCGAATGATAGTTGGGAGACCATACCCGACTTCATGAAATAA